A region from the Candidatus Thiothrix putei genome encodes:
- a CDS encoding glycosyltransferase family 9 protein, translating into MAKQILVIIRRSNGDVLLSSALLQQLQDYYAGAGIDLLINDDTLGIAKALPAVRRIYCYSYVWKTLPWWARMRQQVGLIRQLWRRYDLAISLTTTDSSVLYARLAGRQAISLIETDTRKSWWKQRLLDGYYYLDPTQHVILNHLKALNVLQIPQGKVITHIQHSAEALQRVQAKLHAQGIRTFLIFHPSAQYAYKIYPDTLRQQLLHRLNALGIAIVVTGANTPLDLHIKVTLPDLDNLYDFIGETSLDEYIALSHLASAYVGGDTLNMHIAAAQDKPIFAIFGPTLLPIWSPWNNALQTAATHNQPQQTYSNITIFQADMACVPCGKAGCDDQHGRSECLYKINPALISTAVSNWMKNIPKENIHDQH; encoded by the coding sequence ATGGCTAAACAGATTCTCGTCATTATCCGCCGCTCCAACGGCGATGTATTGTTAAGCTCAGCATTGCTACAACAGTTACAGGATTATTATGCAGGGGCAGGCATTGATTTACTCATCAATGACGATACCTTGGGCATTGCCAAAGCCTTGCCAGCGGTACGCCGTATTTATTGCTATTCCTATGTATGGAAAACCTTGCCCTGGTGGGCGCGAATGCGCCAACAAGTCGGCTTAATTCGTCAACTGTGGCGGCGGTATGATCTGGCAATTTCCCTCACCACCACCGATAGCAGTGTGTTGTATGCGCGACTCGCAGGGCGACAAGCCATCAGCCTGATTGAAACCGACACCCGTAAAAGCTGGTGGAAACAACGCTTACTCGATGGTTATTATTATCTTGACCCCACGCAACACGTCATTCTCAACCATTTAAAAGCCTTAAACGTGTTGCAGATTCCACAAGGTAAGGTAATAACGCACATTCAACATAGCGCTGAAGCCTTGCAGCGGGTGCAAGCTAAACTCCATGCGCAAGGCATCCGCACGTTTTTAATTTTCCACCCCTCGGCTCAGTATGCCTACAAAATTTATCCAGACACCTTACGCCAACAGTTGCTACACCGACTCAATGCCTTGGGAATAGCGATTGTGGTGACAGGCGCGAACACACCGCTGGATTTACACATCAAAGTCACACTGCCAGACTTGGACAATCTTTACGATTTTATTGGGGAAACCAGTCTGGATGAGTACATTGCGCTCAGCCATCTCGCCAGCGCGTATGTGGGTGGGGATACCCTGAACATGCACATTGCAGCCGCGCAAGATAAGCCTATTTTTGCGATTTTTGGCCCTACACTGCTACCTATTTGGTCGCCGTGGAATAATGCATTGCAAACGGCGGCGACACACAACCAACCACAGCAGACTTACAGCAATATCACGATTTTTCAAGCCGATATGGCGTGCGTACCGTGTGGAAAAGCCGGTTGTGACGATCAACACGGTCGCAGCGAGTGCCTTTACAAGATAAACCCTGCGCTCATCAGTACCGCAGTTAGTAACTGGATGAAAAACATTCCAAAAGAGAACATTCATGACCAACATTAG
- a CDS encoding DUF6444 domain-containing protein, whose translation MNDLTITTDFTDIALPTDLAASQQLNRDLLTLVVALQARVKRLEAELTELKERLNDSSSNSSNPPSRSKR comes from the coding sequence ATGAACGATCTGACCATCACCACCGATTTTACCGACATTGCGTTGCCCACCGATTTGGCAGCCTCCCAGCAGCTTAACCGTGATCTGCTGACGTTGGTGGTTGCTTTGCAAGCACGGGTCAAACGACTGGAAGCGGAACTGACGGAACTGAAAGAACGCCTGAATGACTCCTCCAGTAACTCATCTAACCCACCCTCACGAAGTAAGCGGTAA
- a CDS encoding O-antigen ligase family protein: MLKNNNLNGFKNWKSTIGLINSWLLILLAFSFIMSIAIGSAIMTLILLLWLIEGNFSAKFQRIKHHPITWAILAFILLHFIGLLWTSDWDGARFVLKKEIKYLLLPVLMTVVRPEHIRHYLVAFILSMVVMVGLSYGLYVDMIPSYEWLRLEQLPDSKDTTPFVSHIVYSPVLALTLYLLLYAIFLRRDALSTTQRIAGIILFILMGINLFITEGRMGQLVFLVLLSLFVFQYYQGKYFKPALFNLALLITIVPTAYLLSPVMQERVDQAFYEAQHYEEVPNSSVGLRVIMLLNSFEIIQENPVFGVGTGDYQQEYYRVNQQKFPEATRGEILAHSHNVYVQQMVLFGIFGLAVLLYLFYTMFNHYQHSTNPLRPFMLAFTVFYAVIFLTDGYLMDHYLTFLFLWLGALLFADYEHQYG; this comes from the coding sequence ATGTTAAAAAATAACAATTTAAATGGATTTAAAAATTGGAAATCAACCATCGGATTAATTAATTCTTGGTTGCTGATTTTATTGGCTTTTAGTTTTATCATGAGCATAGCCATTGGCAGCGCCATTATGACTCTGATTTTACTGCTATGGTTGATAGAAGGTAATTTTTCTGCAAAATTTCAACGCATCAAACATCATCCCATCACTTGGGCAATCCTGGCATTTATCCTTTTGCATTTTATCGGATTGCTATGGACAAGTGATTGGGACGGCGCACGTTTTGTTTTAAAAAAAGAAATCAAATACCTATTGCTCCCTGTACTCATGACGGTGGTACGCCCAGAACATATCCGGCATTATTTGGTTGCGTTTATTTTGTCAATGGTAGTGATGGTGGGGCTATCTTATGGCTTGTACGTTGATATGATCCCATCATATGAATGGCTGCGTTTAGAACAACTGCCAGATAGCAAGGATACAACGCCGTTTGTCAGTCACATTGTGTATAGCCCTGTTCTGGCACTGACGCTTTACCTCCTGCTGTACGCTATTTTTTTGCGCCGTGATGCATTATCCACAACACAGCGTATCGCTGGCATCATCTTATTCATTCTTATGGGAATTAACTTATTTATCACCGAAGGGCGGATGGGACAGTTGGTCTTCTTAGTGCTGCTATCCTTGTTTGTGTTTCAATATTACCAAGGCAAATACTTCAAACCAGCACTATTCAACTTAGCTTTATTAATCACTATAGTACCAACAGCTTATCTGCTTAGTCCCGTTATGCAAGAACGGGTAGATCAAGCATTTTACGAAGCCCAGCATTACGAAGAAGTACCCAATTCCAGCGTAGGCTTACGAGTTATTATGTTGTTAAATTCGTTTGAGATTATTCAAGAAAATCCCGTATTTGGCGTTGGCACAGGTGATTACCAACAAGAATATTACCGTGTTAATCAACAAAAGTTTCCCGAAGCGACACGCGGTGAAATATTGGCGCACTCACACAATGTTTACGTGCAACAAATGGTACTGTTTGGCATATTCGGTTTAGCTGTATTGCTCTACCTGTTTTACACCATGTTCAACCATTATCAGCATTCGACCAATCCACTTCGACCGTTCATGCTGGCATTTACCGTCTTCTATGCGGTAATCTTTTTGACGGATGGCTATCTCATGGATCATTACTTAACGTTTTTGTTCTTGTGGTTAGGGGCGCTGTTATTTGCGGATTATGAACATCAGTATGGCTAA
- a CDS encoding DUF6444 domain-containing protein produces the protein MNQLPRPTRESLQQLSHAELVELVLTLFDRIDQLTARVNELEAQLNKNSKNSHKPPSSDGLKRQPAQPRQLGQRPKGGQPGHKGHSLVMHPSPDHVEYYGVAGHCDCGLPLTEALIETGECRQQWDIPEPQIVVTEHRQLICTCGCGKVHKGEFPATLAPYISYGARLKAYTVGLVQGHFISLSRASEIVFDQYGVQGDRI, from the coding sequence ATGAACCAGCTACCCCGCCCAACACGAGAAAGTCTCCAGCAGTTAAGCCACGCCGAATTGGTGGAGTTAGTGTTGACGCTGTTTGACCGTATTGATCAGTTGACCGCCCGCGTGAATGAGCTGGAAGCACAGCTCAACAAAAACAGTAAAAATTCACACAAGCCCCCGTCATCGGATGGACTGAAACGCCAACCCGCACAGCCGCGTCAGCTTGGACAACGCCCAAAAGGTGGCCAGCCAGGTCATAAAGGGCATAGCCTCGTGATGCACCCATCACCCGATCACGTGGAATATTACGGTGTTGCCGGGCATTGCGACTGTGGTTTGCCGCTAACCGAAGCCCTGATTGAGACAGGTGAATGTCGGCAACAGTGGGACATTCCCGAACCCCAAATCGTGGTCACGGAACACCGCCAACTGATTTGCACGTGTGGTTGTGGCAAGGTTCATAAAGGCGAATTCCCGGCAACACTCGCCCCTTACATCAGTTACGGCGCACGTTTAAAGGCCTATACGGTGGGTTTGGTACAAGGTCATTTCATTTCGCTGTCACGGGCAAGCGAGATTGTATTCGACCAATACGGTGTTCAGGGCGACCGCATATAA
- a CDS encoding IS66 family insertion sequence element accessory protein TnpB, whose product MKRPHRRASEWQTLISQWQASGLSTPAFCEQHSIGYASFCQWRQRLRSADGVEEPAVPANTFIDLGALSAGHAALGQGWHIVLSLGNGVELRLSQR is encoded by the coding sequence ATGAAACGCCCTCACCGCCGCGCCAGCGAATGGCAAACCCTCATTAGCCAATGGCAAGCCAGCGGCTTATCCACCCCGGCATTTTGTGAACAGCACAGTATCGGTTACGCCAGTTTTTGCCAATGGCGGCAGCGTCTACGCTCCGCAGATGGCGTGGAGGAACCAGCCGTTCCCGCCAATACCTTCATCGACTTGGGAGCATTATCGGCGGGTCATGCCGCACTGGGGCAAGGCTGGCACATTGTGCTGAGTTTGGGGAATGGTGTTGAACTACGCCTGAGCCAACGCTGA
- a CDS encoding ISAs1 family transposase, translated as MSASLIDHFSPLEDPRIERNKRHALLDILVLVVSAVCSNAKGWEAIEDFGHAKLDWLRQYVPLVNGVPSHDCIEYVMTRLSPVKFRECFINWTQAVKREVQEVIAVDGKTARGSRDRANGGKPLHMVTAWACENRLVLAQEATDEKSNEITAIPKLLELLELKDCIVTLDAMGCQRAIAEQIKEQQG; from the coding sequence ATGAGTGCCAGTCTGATAGATCATTTTTCGCCATTGGAAGATCCCCGGATAGAGCGTAACAAACGCCACGCGCTGTTGGACATACTGGTACTGGTGGTCAGTGCGGTATGCAGTAATGCCAAAGGTTGGGAGGCGATAGAAGATTTTGGACACGCCAAACTGGATTGGCTGCGTCAGTACGTGCCGCTGGTGAATGGAGTTCCTTCCCACGACTGCATTGAATATGTAATGACCCGGCTGTCACCCGTCAAATTCCGGGAGTGCTTCATCAATTGGACGCAGGCGGTCAAACGTGAAGTTCAAGAGGTTATCGCAGTTGATGGCAAAACCGCCAGAGGTTCACGTGACCGTGCCAATGGCGGCAAGCCTTTGCACATGGTGACGGCTTGGGCGTGTGAAAACCGGCTGGTATTGGCACAAGAGGCAACCGATGAGAAATCCAATGAAATCACCGCCATCCCCAAGCTGCTTGAACTGCTGGAACTGAAAGACTGCATTGTGACGCTGGACGCGATGGGCTGCCAACGCGCCATTGCCGAACAGATTAAGGAACAGCAAGGGTAA
- the lpxL gene encoding LpxL/LpxP family Kdo(2)-lipid IV(A) lauroyl/palmitoleoyl acyltransferase translates to METTLQHTFSSPRYWPTWLGLGCLWLAVKLPWRLQMWLGQALGLLMFHALPRRRAISRINLALAFPNHSAAEREQLNRAHFISLGRGLFELGLSWWGNLERLNQHTTIEGMEHLQAALQQGGVVLLSAHFTSLELGGRLLAQYFPLHVVYRPHRNPLIELRTTRLRTQRYGKAIPRDNIRDMIRSLQQGFAVWYAQDQNFGRKNSVFVPFFGVPAATNTATSRLAALGKAQVVPFFTVRTETGYLLRFLPALEAFPSDSVLADTTLINQLIEQQVREFPAQYLWTHRRYKDRPEGGYRYDA, encoded by the coding sequence GTGGAAACAACGCTTCAACACACTTTTTCATCACCGCGTTACTGGCCAACTTGGTTGGGGTTGGGGTGTTTATGGCTGGCGGTCAAATTGCCGTGGCGCTTGCAAATGTGGCTGGGTCAAGCCTTGGGGCTATTGATGTTCCATGCACTGCCTCGGCGCCGCGCGATCAGTCGAATCAATTTGGCACTGGCTTTTCCTAATCATTCTGCTGCTGAACGTGAACAGCTCAATCGGGCGCATTTTATTTCCTTAGGGCGCGGTTTGTTTGAATTGGGTTTGAGCTGGTGGGGCAATCTGGAACGTTTAAACCAACACACCACGATCGAAGGCATGGAACATTTGCAAGCCGCGCTGCAACAGGGTGGCGTGGTATTGCTGAGTGCGCATTTCACCAGTTTGGAATTGGGAGGGCGCTTATTGGCACAATACTTTCCCTTGCATGTGGTATACCGCCCGCATCGTAACCCGCTGATTGAATTACGGACGACACGCTTACGGACGCAGCGTTACGGTAAAGCGATTCCGCGTGACAATATCCGTGACATGATCCGCAGTTTGCAACAGGGCTTTGCGGTCTGGTATGCGCAGGATCAGAACTTTGGGCGTAAAAATTCGGTATTTGTACCGTTTTTTGGTGTACCGGCGGCGACGAATACCGCAACCAGCCGTTTGGCGGCGTTAGGTAAGGCGCAAGTCGTACCGTTTTTTACCGTGCGTACTGAAACCGGCTATTTGTTGCGGTTTTTACCGGCTTTGGAAGCGTTTCCGAGTGATTCGGTGTTGGCGGATACCACCTTAATTAATCAATTGATTGAGCAACAGGTGCGTGAGTTTCCAGCACAGTATTTGTGGACGCATCGACGCTATAAGGATAGGCCTGAAGGCGGCTACCGTTATGATGCTTAA